One genomic segment of Amycolatopsis sp. Hca4 includes these proteins:
- a CDS encoding zinc-binding alcohol dehydrogenase family protein: MKALTYEKAHPLDAFAIELTDVDEPRLCDGDLLVEVRAIGINPGEAAIRRTRSAEPGGRVILGWEFAGVVAAVGPAAVGFAVGDRVMGTGDITRDGGWAERVAIDHRVVAGIPDRLAFTDAASLPIGVLTAWESLFRDQDTLPPGVGRVLVLGGAGGVGSLATQLLKAATPAFVISTASRPESRKWAAEMGADLVIDHRGDLAGQLRAAGIDHVDLVFSTSGTRDHLGALVEVLRPFGHLAAIDLAGPFDPGALIGKSLSLHSETVFSRITTGGDVAEQGRILARVADDVTAGRLRPIVTTTLEGLTAETMKTAHTLAESGRTIGKTVIHVPSK, from the coding sequence GTGAAGGCGCTCACCTACGAAAAAGCGCACCCGCTCGACGCGTTCGCCATCGAGCTGACCGACGTCGACGAACCTCGGCTGTGCGACGGTGACCTGCTGGTCGAGGTCCGCGCGATCGGCATCAACCCGGGCGAAGCCGCCATCCGCCGGACCCGCAGTGCCGAACCCGGCGGCCGGGTCATCCTCGGCTGGGAGTTCGCCGGCGTCGTCGCCGCGGTCGGGCCCGCGGCCGTCGGCTTCGCGGTGGGGGACCGGGTGATGGGCACCGGCGACATCACCCGCGACGGCGGCTGGGCCGAACGCGTCGCGATCGACCACCGGGTCGTCGCCGGGATCCCGGACCGGCTCGCGTTCACCGATGCGGCGTCGCTGCCCATCGGGGTCCTCACCGCGTGGGAGTCGCTGTTCCGCGACCAGGACACCCTGCCGCCCGGTGTCGGCCGCGTGCTCGTGCTCGGGGGCGCGGGCGGCGTCGGGTCGCTGGCCACGCAGCTGCTCAAGGCCGCGACGCCGGCGTTCGTGATCAGCACGGCCTCGCGGCCCGAGTCCCGGAAGTGGGCCGCCGAAATGGGTGCCGACCTGGTCATCGATCACCGCGGCGACCTGGCCGGACAGCTGCGCGCCGCCGGGATCGACCACGTCGACCTGGTGTTCTCCACTTCGGGCACCCGTGATCACCTGGGCGCTCTCGTCGAGGTGCTGCGGCCCTTCGGTCACCTGGCCGCCATCGACCTCGCCGGCCCGTTCGACCCGGGCGCTCTCATCGGGAAGTCGCTGTCGCTGCACAGCGAAACGGTGTTCAGCAGGATCACAACCGGTGGCGACGTCGCCGAACAGGGCCGGATCCTGGCCCGGGTGGCGGACGACGTCACGGCGGGCCGTCTGCGCCCGATCGTCACCACCACGCTCGAGGGCCTGACCGCCGAGACGATGAAGACGGCGCACACGCTCGCCGAGAGCGGCCGGACCATCGGCAAGACCGTCATCCACGTACCATCGAAGTGA
- a CDS encoding NADPH-dependent F420 reductase has product MNFGTIGGGTVARAIAGHLVAAGHKVALSNSRGPDTLLDVVTRLGPLASAATVEEAAAADVVFLAVRWPQVGDALAGLPPWDGRILVDTTNNLDSMSPALADLGVETASEFVASRVPGARVVKAFNTLYAKFIAADPRHPQGRQLLFYAGDDAAAKATFHEVADEIGFAPVDAGTLREGGRLMQIGGPLSALHALKQD; this is encoded by the coding sequence GTGAACTTCGGAACCATCGGCGGCGGGACGGTCGCGCGGGCCATCGCCGGCCACCTCGTGGCGGCCGGGCACAAGGTCGCCCTCAGCAACAGCCGCGGGCCGGACACGCTGCTCGACGTGGTGACCCGCCTGGGCCCGCTCGCCAGCGCGGCCACGGTCGAGGAGGCCGCCGCGGCCGACGTGGTGTTCCTCGCCGTGCGCTGGCCGCAGGTCGGCGACGCACTGGCCGGGCTGCCCCCGTGGGACGGCCGCATCCTGGTCGACACCACCAACAACCTGGATTCGATGTCGCCGGCCCTCGCCGATCTCGGGGTGGAGACGGCGAGCGAGTTCGTCGCGAGCCGGGTGCCGGGCGCGCGCGTGGTCAAGGCGTTCAACACCCTCTACGCGAAGTTCATCGCGGCCGATCCCCGGCACCCGCAAGGGCGGCAGCTGCTCTTCTACGCCGGCGACGACGCCGCGGCCAAAGCCACGTTCCACGAAGTCGCCGACGAGATCGGCTTCGCCCCGGTCGACGCCGGGACGCTGCGCGAGGGCGGCCGCCTGATGCAGATCGGCGGCCCGCTCTCGGCGCTGCACGCCCTGAAGCAGGACTGA
- a CDS encoding TetR/AcrR family transcriptional regulator produces the protein MPRITQEQKQLNREKIVTAAGEGFRLRGIDGIGLEEVMKAAGMTHGGFYNHFASKDDLALEVLHQGFTDSLAALDAIRSAHPRSARAALHDMVDGYVNAEHRDHPEAGCASAALVTDAGRHGTAAQAEYRRGLDGYFAKITDMLLDRARQSGTELTPAEARERAVALFSQMVGALTLSRAVADAAPALSNEILAVNRKQLKKY, from the coding sequence GTGCCCCGCATCACGCAGGAGCAGAAGCAGCTCAACCGCGAGAAGATCGTCACCGCGGCCGGCGAGGGGTTCCGGCTGCGCGGCATCGACGGCATCGGCCTCGAAGAGGTGATGAAGGCGGCCGGCATGACGCACGGCGGGTTCTACAACCACTTCGCCTCGAAGGACGATCTCGCCCTCGAAGTCCTGCACCAAGGCTTCACCGACTCGCTCGCGGCGCTCGACGCCATCCGCTCGGCACACCCGCGCTCGGCGCGCGCGGCCCTGCACGACATGGTCGACGGTTACGTCAACGCCGAGCACCGCGACCACCCCGAGGCCGGCTGCGCCTCGGCGGCCCTCGTCACGGACGCCGGCCGTCACGGCACGGCCGCTCAGGCCGAGTACCGGCGGGGGCTCGACGGCTACTTCGCCAAGATCACGGACATGCTGCTCGACCGCGCCCGCCAGTCCGGCACCGAGCTCACGCCCGCGGAAGCCCGCGAACGCGCGGTGGCGTTGTTCAGCCAGATGGTCGGGGCGCTGACCCTGTCCCGGGCCGTCGCCGACGCCGCGCCGGCGCTGTCGAACGAAATCCTGGCGGTCAACCGGAAGCAGCTCAAGAAGTACTGA
- a CDS encoding 5'-methylthioadenosine/S-adenosylhomocysteine nucleosidase yields the protein MAVAHADAVILTALPEEDAAVVRALGDCTDHSWQGQTLRVGRVGALTVLAFPMGGMGNASSAQAATLAISVWNPAYLLLVGISAGIEEAGEDLRLGDVVVPDQIVAYERAKVRPHEVERRYEVVQPSWKLLQAARGLAPREWALDVAASRPDGHGGRVVPCVHFGPVFSGEKIVADETTVPELRKAWPKAVGLEMEAFGAGIAAYRGHPEFLMVKAVSDFADPAKGDDWHAYAAESAARFAVALLRNAAIQPEPERPQATPVAVPRTFPGTVKIQFCRRLRDSWVELADFFEVPAHETARFRPGNEPRDLWEWLDARGKLPLVPDVLGEVGRDDLARLMRDDRP from the coding sequence ATGGCCGTCGCCCACGCCGACGCGGTGATCCTCACGGCGCTCCCCGAGGAGGACGCCGCGGTGGTGCGCGCTTTGGGCGACTGCACCGACCACTCGTGGCAGGGGCAGACGCTGCGCGTCGGCCGGGTGGGAGCACTGACCGTACTGGCGTTTCCGATGGGCGGCATGGGCAATGCGAGTTCCGCCCAGGCGGCAACGCTGGCCATCAGCGTCTGGAACCCCGCCTACCTCCTGCTGGTCGGCATCTCGGCCGGCATCGAGGAAGCCGGTGAGGATCTTCGTCTCGGTGACGTCGTGGTCCCCGACCAGATCGTCGCCTACGAGCGGGCGAAGGTGCGCCCCCACGAGGTAGAGCGGCGGTACGAGGTCGTCCAGCCGAGCTGGAAGCTCCTGCAGGCGGCGCGCGGGCTGGCGCCCCGCGAGTGGGCGCTGGACGTCGCCGCGTCACGGCCGGACGGGCACGGCGGCCGCGTCGTTCCGTGCGTGCATTTCGGCCCGGTGTTCTCGGGCGAAAAAATCGTGGCGGACGAGACCACCGTCCCGGAACTGCGGAAGGCCTGGCCGAAGGCCGTCGGGCTCGAGATGGAGGCGTTCGGCGCCGGGATCGCCGCCTACCGCGGCCACCCGGAGTTCCTGATGGTCAAAGCGGTCAGCGATTTCGCCGATCCGGCCAAGGGCGACGACTGGCACGCCTACGCCGCTGAGTCCGCTGCCCGGTTCGCCGTCGCGCTGCTGCGGAACGCGGCGATCCAGCCGGAACCGGAACGCCCGCAGGCCACGCCGGTTGCGGTTCCGCGCACCTTTCCCGGCACCGTGAAGATCCAGTTCTGCCGTCGCCTGCGCGACAGCTGGGTGGAACTGGCGGACTTCTTCGAGGTTCCGGCCCACGAAACGGCGCGCTTCCGGCCGGGCAACGAACCCCGCGACCTCTGGGAATGGCTGGACGCCCGCGGCAAGCTCCCGCTGGTTCCCGACGTGCTCGGCGAAGTCGGCCGGGATGATCTGGCCCGGCTCATGCGGGATGACCGGCCGTGA
- a CDS encoding cyclic nucleotide-binding domain-containing protein yields the protein MNGKVLLEFYGRLGESWEDLADILEIPARDKRAFRPGNEPRQIRDWLVDRGKEDLLPDALNKIGREDLAQLLAADRALAGGRSSTGNTAERIDDPVISGNPPEAVEFEEVAVVSCDILGHSATNGGDQVRRVTAINKIVADTIRRCAGRQVVWSSGGDGGHVIFFGENWHVDVVLLLGDLWSWAHDEGIPLRITGHVGKVATIVGADDRVQAVGAGINFAGWLIRQATGDGIVVSDAFRRGISSTLIALSVSFHNERLRVDRTTTRQLLSLMSFDGVSSKWPEGEQDDYNSLKESLAEGNGWEALYYAKRISQMNAADEKIEPYLEEASRLLKSDTLENRSFLELLRPDELTAMLKLGHLVERARGDIICQVNDPGESLFVILHGEVGVYNLEGKGYGGTAEPKHVHLPGEIVGELATVLKRTRTADLVAMSDVALLSFIGEEVQDRFSNADKEAVRDAARQWHRFLLDRVVQHTIQVARYLLGSGRRGPLSVAPALSSPRDSGLEPWKANVRALLPETELVTVADGGLTLEIAHVTAELTKMDPERGVFILVSGSVRSQTPVKATLSGAECPLLWVDVPKVFAKQASTYERVDEPIMVLWIGARGVGRLSLKLRQELHETLESAVGRVPPEYEYDVYLCHAGEDRQAVLELKNRLWAEHRIRAYYDDMELQPDDSTRKAIEKGLMTGRFLLLCATANLNATEWASRGLDSLLNLDVDRPGEPHVLVLKLHDHESVDEAIPEVFRDARRQYFRQDRDFEDLCEYIRSARTPQDTGDGE from the coding sequence GTGAACGGCAAGGTGCTGCTGGAGTTCTACGGCCGGCTCGGCGAGAGCTGGGAGGACCTCGCGGACATCCTGGAGATCCCGGCGCGCGACAAGCGGGCCTTCCGGCCGGGCAACGAGCCGCGCCAGATCCGGGATTGGCTGGTCGACCGGGGCAAGGAAGACCTCCTGCCGGATGCGCTGAACAAGATCGGCCGGGAGGACCTGGCCCAGCTGCTCGCCGCCGATCGGGCACTTGCAGGCGGCCGCAGCTCGACCGGCAACACGGCAGAGCGTATCGACGATCCGGTGATCTCCGGGAATCCACCCGAAGCGGTGGAATTCGAAGAGGTCGCGGTGGTGTCCTGCGACATCCTCGGGCACTCCGCCACGAACGGCGGAGACCAGGTACGCCGGGTCACGGCGATCAACAAGATCGTGGCCGACACGATCCGGCGTTGTGCGGGAAGACAGGTCGTGTGGTCTTCCGGTGGCGACGGCGGCCATGTCATCTTCTTCGGCGAGAACTGGCACGTGGACGTCGTCCTGCTCCTGGGTGACCTGTGGTCGTGGGCCCACGACGAGGGCATCCCGCTCCGCATCACCGGCCACGTCGGCAAGGTCGCGACCATCGTCGGCGCCGACGACCGCGTGCAGGCCGTCGGCGCCGGGATCAACTTCGCCGGGTGGCTGATCCGGCAGGCCACCGGCGACGGCATCGTGGTGTCCGACGCGTTCCGGCGCGGGATCAGCTCGACCTTGATCGCTCTGAGCGTCTCCTTCCACAACGAACGTCTTCGCGTGGATCGCACGACCACCCGGCAACTGCTCTCCTTGATGTCTTTCGACGGCGTGTCGTCCAAATGGCCCGAAGGCGAACAGGACGACTACAATTCTCTGAAAGAGAGCCTCGCCGAGGGAAACGGCTGGGAAGCCCTCTACTACGCGAAGAGAATTTCGCAGATGAATGCTGCGGACGAGAAGATCGAGCCTTATCTCGAAGAGGCTTCGCGGCTCCTGAAGTCCGACACCCTCGAGAACCGGAGTTTCCTCGAACTGCTGAGACCGGACGAGCTGACCGCGATGTTGAAGCTCGGCCACCTGGTCGAACGCGCGCGCGGAGACATCATCTGCCAGGTCAACGACCCCGGCGAGTCCCTGTTCGTCATCCTGCACGGCGAGGTCGGGGTGTACAACCTGGAGGGCAAGGGGTACGGCGGCACGGCCGAGCCGAAGCACGTGCACCTGCCGGGCGAAATCGTCGGCGAACTGGCGACTGTCCTGAAGCGCACCCGGACGGCCGACCTGGTCGCGATGAGCGACGTGGCGCTCCTGTCGTTCATCGGCGAGGAGGTCCAGGACCGGTTCTCCAACGCGGACAAGGAAGCGGTCCGGGACGCCGCCCGGCAATGGCACCGGTTCCTCCTGGACCGCGTGGTGCAGCACACGATCCAGGTGGCGCGGTACCTCCTCGGCTCCGGCCGGCGCGGGCCGCTCAGTGTCGCTCCCGCCCTCAGTTCCCCGCGTGACAGCGGACTCGAGCCGTGGAAGGCGAACGTCCGCGCCCTGTTGCCCGAGACCGAACTCGTCACGGTGGCCGACGGGGGCCTCACCCTCGAGATCGCCCACGTGACGGCCGAACTGACCAAAATGGACCCCGAGCGCGGCGTGTTCATCCTGGTGTCGGGGAGCGTCCGGTCGCAGACGCCGGTCAAGGCGACGCTCTCCGGCGCCGAATGTCCCCTCCTCTGGGTCGACGTGCCCAAGGTCTTCGCCAAGCAGGCCAGCACGTACGAGCGCGTCGACGAGCCGATCATGGTGCTGTGGATCGGCGCCCGAGGTGTCGGCCGGCTCTCCCTCAAGCTGCGTCAAGAGCTTCACGAAACGCTCGAGAGCGCGGTGGGGCGGGTGCCACCCGAGTACGAATACGACGTCTACCTGTGTCACGCCGGCGAGGACCGGCAGGCCGTCCTGGAGCTCAAGAACCGGTTGTGGGCCGAGCACCGGATCAGAGCCTATTACGACGACATGGAACTGCAACCCGACGACTCGACGCGCAAAGCGATCGAAAAGGGGTTGATGACCGGCCGGTTCCTGCTCCTGTGCGCGACGGCGAACCTCAACGCCACCGAGTGGGCGAGCCGCGGCCTCGACTCGTTGCTCAACCTGGACGTCGATCGGCCGGGTGAGCCCCACGTCCTCGTGCTCAAACTCCACGACCACGAGAGTGTCGACGAAGCGATCCCGGAGGTGTTCCGGGACGCGAGACGGCAGTACTTCCGGCAGGACCGGGACTTCGAGGACCTGTGCGAGTACATCAGGTCCGCGCGCACCCCGCAGGACACCGGCGACGGCGAATAG
- a CDS encoding SDR family oxidoreductase, producing the protein MASVEGRRILVIGRGSGIARAVTSALRTAGAQVVAAGRDRPALAEAYDDPGVETAYVDLTDETAVGALAEELGRVDHVVSTASARARGTVAELAHDVVRRSFDVKVLGPLLLAKHFAPRLPADGSFVFFSGSSARKAVAGMPAVGATNAAVDALVRGLAVELAPLRVNAISPGTVDTGAYDALGEQRKAELFAARAATSPARRIGRPEEIAEAVVFALGSSFLTGVFLAVDGGEPLV; encoded by the coding sequence ATGGCTTCAGTGGAGGGCCGCAGGATCCTCGTCATCGGCCGCGGAAGTGGCATCGCGAGGGCGGTGACGTCGGCGCTGCGGACGGCCGGGGCGCAGGTCGTGGCGGCCGGGCGGGACCGGCCGGCGCTGGCCGAGGCCTACGACGACCCGGGTGTCGAGACCGCGTACGTCGACCTGACCGACGAGACCGCTGTCGGGGCACTGGCCGAAGAGCTCGGCCGGGTCGACCACGTCGTGTCGACTGCGTCGGCCCGGGCCCGTGGCACGGTGGCGGAACTCGCGCACGACGTCGTGCGCCGGTCGTTCGACGTGAAGGTGCTCGGGCCGCTGCTGCTGGCGAAGCACTTCGCCCCACGCCTTCCCGCCGACGGCTCGTTCGTGTTCTTCTCGGGTTCGTCCGCGCGGAAGGCGGTCGCCGGCATGCCGGCCGTCGGGGCCACGAACGCCGCGGTGGACGCGCTGGTCCGCGGACTGGCGGTGGAGCTGGCGCCGCTGCGGGTGAACGCGATCTCGCCGGGCACGGTCGACACCGGGGCCTACGACGCTCTCGGCGAGCAGAGGAAGGCCGAGTTGTTCGCTGCCCGCGCAGCCACGAGCCCGGCGCGGCGCATCGGACGTCCGGAAGAAATCGCCGAAGCGGTCGTCTTCGCGCTGGGAAGCTCTTTCCTGACGGGGGTTTTCCTTGCCGTCGACGGCGGTGAGCCGCTCGTCTGA
- a CDS encoding DUF427 domain-containing protein yields MGLAWQQGPLAARAVGHFLVEQPLPERLLFAEPLRRRMRVRFGGEWVADSEDVVLLHEPGRYPVAYFPVADVREDVLVAGNRTTTHRELGPAEWFTVRVAGHEAPRAAWRHTGLPGHADVLRDRVAFAWRAMDAFYEEDERIVGHAADPYHRIDIRQTSRHLVVRDGDRVVAETTRPVVLYESGFAPRWYVPREDIDLAALTPVEGETFCPYKGLAGYFDIGPGKRAAWSYPEAWPEVQRVSGFVSFEPDLVDVTLDGRKLALEPGQTVTPHGIDRGLDPGELRSPVPGGN; encoded by the coding sequence ATGGGATTGGCCTGGCAGCAGGGACCACTGGCCGCGCGGGCGGTGGGCCACTTCCTGGTCGAGCAGCCGCTGCCCGAGCGGCTGCTGTTCGCCGAGCCGCTGCGGCGGCGGATGCGCGTGCGGTTCGGCGGCGAATGGGTGGCCGACAGCGAGGACGTCGTCCTGCTGCACGAACCCGGTCGTTACCCGGTCGCGTACTTCCCGGTCGCCGACGTCCGCGAGGACGTGCTGGTGGCCGGGAACCGGACGACGACCCACCGCGAGCTCGGCCCGGCCGAGTGGTTCACCGTGCGCGTGGCCGGCCACGAGGCACCGCGCGCGGCCTGGCGCCACACCGGTCTCCCCGGCCACGCCGACGTGCTGCGCGACCGCGTCGCCTTCGCTTGGCGGGCGATGGACGCGTTCTACGAAGAGGACGAGCGGATCGTCGGGCACGCGGCCGACCCGTACCACCGCATCGACATCCGGCAGACGTCGCGACACCTCGTCGTGCGCGACGGCGACCGCGTCGTCGCCGAGACGACGCGCCCGGTCGTGCTCTACGAGTCGGGGTTCGCGCCGCGCTGGTACGTGCCGCGCGAGGACATCGACCTCGCCGCGTTGACGCCGGTCGAGGGCGAGACGTTCTGCCCGTACAAGGGGCTGGCCGGCTACTTCGACATCGGGCCGGGCAAGCGCGCCGCCTGGTCGTACCCCGAGGCGTGGCCCGAGGTCCAGCGCGTGTCGGGGTTCGTGTCGTTCGAGCCGGATCTCGTCGACGTGACCCTCGACGGCCGCAAGCTGGCGCTCGAACCGGGCCAGACGGTCACCCCGCACGGCATCGACCGGGGCCTCGACCCCGGCGAGCTGCGTTCGCCGGTTCCGGGAGGGAACTGA
- a CDS encoding CGNR zinc finger domain-containing protein: MSLEVRLATTDETLLLDLLNTTPVRDGRAEDDLADPRAGREWLAAHGQPATDDELRTLLDARSALQAAVRGDTSPAAAARFVDGVSYRAAFGDDGVEWVLDLPAGRSAAARATLAWDALAKSSPGRLRPCANPECRLFLIDHSKPNSARWCSMAVCGNRMKARRHYRRTRTAAD; this comes from the coding sequence ATGAGTTTGGAGGTTAGGTTGGCGACGACCGACGAAACACTGCTGCTCGACCTGCTCAACACCACCCCGGTCCGGGACGGCCGGGCCGAAGACGACCTCGCCGACCCCCGGGCGGGCCGGGAGTGGCTCGCCGCCCACGGGCAGCCGGCCACCGACGACGAGCTCCGCACCCTGCTCGACGCCCGCTCGGCGCTGCAGGCCGCGGTACGCGGCGACACCTCCCCGGCGGCGGCTGCGCGGTTCGTCGACGGCGTGAGCTACCGGGCCGCTTTCGGCGACGACGGCGTCGAGTGGGTCCTCGACCTCCCGGCCGGCCGGTCCGCCGCCGCCCGTGCCACGCTGGCCTGGGACGCGCTCGCCAAGTCGAGCCCCGGCCGGCTGCGCCCGTGCGCCAACCCGGAATGCCGGCTGTTCCTGATCGACCACAGCAAACCCAACAGCGCCCGCTGGTGTTCGATGGCCGTGTGCGGCAACCGCATGAAGGCCCGGCGGCACTACCGGCGCACCCGGACCGCCGCGGACTGA
- a CDS encoding MOSC and FAD-binding oxidoreductase domain-containing protein: MARLVSLSVGLPRDVPWQGRTVHTGIFKHPVDGRRMVRRLNIDGDGQGDLGGHGGENRAVLVYQRESYEHWRRFLGRDDLEDGQFGENFTVDGLPDDEVHIGDRYRIGEAEFEVTQPRVTCFRVGMRLGEPRMPSLLVAHHRPGFYLRVITEGHVQAGDEIVRTRTGRHELSVADVDALLYLPGRDRETLRKALDIPALSPGWQGSFRDLLAEEPPAARGWSGFRPLRVTRVVPESTTVVSLHLAAEDGAPLPRPEPGQYLTLRVPGAGDPAPVRSYSLSATPSDREYRISVKRDGVVSSYLHARLAAGAVVDVAAPRGEFVLTEDDRPVVLVSAGIGVTPVLAMLHALAANRTAREVWWLHTARTAAEHAFAGEAHQLLASLPHGHEHVHYTAEHGRLTRETLADLPVDGTVYLCGPDAFMTATRESLVSLGFDPARVHSELFGGVSAINPGLTGVVRKPPHLPDGATGPGPAVTFARSGLTVPWSDRYPSLLEFAEACDVPTRWSCRTGVCHTCVTPVLSGHVRYDPDPLEPPAPDEALVCCARPQDDVVLDL; this comes from the coding sequence ATGGCCCGCTTGGTGTCACTGAGCGTCGGACTGCCCCGGGACGTGCCCTGGCAGGGCCGGACCGTCCACACGGGAATCTTCAAGCACCCGGTCGACGGCCGCCGCATGGTCCGGCGGCTCAACATCGACGGCGACGGCCAAGGTGACCTCGGCGGCCACGGCGGCGAGAACCGCGCGGTGCTCGTCTACCAGCGCGAGTCCTACGAGCACTGGCGGCGGTTCCTCGGCCGTGACGACCTCGAGGACGGCCAGTTCGGCGAGAACTTCACCGTCGACGGCCTGCCCGACGACGAAGTGCACATCGGCGACCGGTACCGCATCGGCGAGGCCGAGTTCGAGGTCACCCAGCCGCGCGTGACGTGCTTCCGCGTCGGGATGCGCCTGGGCGAGCCGCGGATGCCCTCCCTGCTGGTGGCGCACCACCGGCCCGGCTTCTACCTGCGGGTCATCACCGAAGGCCACGTCCAGGCCGGCGACGAGATCGTCCGCACCCGGACCGGCCGGCACGAACTGAGCGTCGCGGACGTCGACGCACTCCTCTACCTGCCCGGCCGCGACCGCGAAACGCTGCGCAAGGCCCTCGACATCCCGGCGCTCAGTCCCGGCTGGCAGGGATCGTTCCGGGACCTGCTGGCCGAGGAACCACCGGCGGCCCGCGGCTGGAGCGGGTTCCGGCCGCTGCGCGTCACCCGCGTGGTGCCCGAGAGCACGACCGTGGTCTCCCTCCACCTGGCCGCCGAGGACGGCGCGCCGCTCCCCCGGCCCGAGCCGGGCCAGTACCTCACCCTGCGCGTTCCCGGCGCCGGCGACCCGGCACCGGTCCGCAGCTACTCACTGTCGGCCACGCCCTCGGACCGCGAGTACCGCATCAGCGTCAAACGGGACGGCGTCGTCAGCAGCTACCTCCACGCGCGGCTGGCCGCCGGCGCGGTCGTGGACGTCGCGGCACCCCGGGGCGAGTTCGTGCTGACCGAGGACGACCGTCCCGTCGTCCTCGTCTCCGCGGGCATCGGCGTGACGCCGGTCCTGGCCATGCTGCACGCCCTCGCCGCGAACCGGACGGCACGGGAGGTCTGGTGGCTGCACACCGCCCGGACCGCCGCCGAACACGCGTTCGCCGGTGAAGCGCACCAGCTGCTGGCGAGCCTTCCGCACGGCCACGAGCACGTCCACTACACCGCGGAACACGGCCGGCTGACCCGCGAGACACTGGCGGACCTGCCGGTCGACGGCACGGTCTACCTGTGCGGACCGGACGCCTTCATGACGGCCACGCGGGAATCCCTGGTTTCACTGGGTTTCGACCCGGCGAGGGTCCACAGTGAACTGTTCGGCGGCGTGTCCGCGATCAACCCGGGCCTCACCGGCGTCGTCCGCAAGCCCCCGCACCTCCCGGACGGCGCGACCGGACCGGGCCCCGCGGTCACGTTCGCGCGGAGCGGGCTCACCGTGCCGTGGAGCGACCGCTACCCCAGCCTGCTCGAGTTCGCCGAAGCGTGCGACGTACCGACGCGCTGGTCGTGCCGCACCGGCGTCTGCCACACCTGCGTGACCCCGGTGCTGTCCGGCCACGTGCGGTACGACCCCGACCCGCTCGAACCGCCGGCGCCGGACGAAGCCCTCGTCTGCTGCGCCCGGCCGCAGGACGACGTCGTCCTGGACCTCTGA
- a CDS encoding VOC family protein: protein MSRHVQITFDAHDPRALSAFWREVLGYVHPAPPGVELPAGADPFAAWDEFLERVGVPEERRTSSSAVEDPEGAGPRLFFQQVPEDKVAKNRVHLDVRAAPGLEGDERMAALEAECRRLVALGATRVRRSEPEPPLSAGFIVMTDPEGNEFCLD from the coding sequence ATGAGCCGACACGTCCAGATCACCTTCGACGCCCACGACCCGCGAGCGCTTTCGGCGTTCTGGCGCGAGGTGCTGGGCTACGTCCACCCCGCGCCGCCCGGGGTCGAGCTGCCCGCGGGCGCCGATCCCTTCGCCGCGTGGGACGAGTTCCTCGAGCGGGTCGGGGTGCCGGAGGAGCGGCGCACCAGCAGCTCCGCCGTCGAAGATCCCGAGGGTGCGGGGCCACGCCTGTTCTTCCAGCAGGTGCCGGAGGACAAGGTCGCGAAGAACCGGGTCCACCTCGACGTCCGCGCCGCACCCGGCCTGGAGGGCGACGAGCGGATGGCGGCGCTCGAAGCGGAGTGCCGCCGGCTGGTCGCCCTCGGCGCGACCCGGGTCCGCCGCTCCGAGCCCGAGCCGCCGCTGAGCGCCGGGTTCATCGTCATGACCGATCCCGAAGGCAACGAGTTCTGCCTGGATTGA